The Andrena cerasifolii isolate SP2316 chromosome 14, iyAndCera1_principal, whole genome shotgun sequence genome contains a region encoding:
- the LOC143376692 gene encoding uncharacterized protein LOC143376692, with translation MSQWINLVLLVVATTIAVTESRAIPAEPISVMLDPYGNPIVFLREKRTPVQPYPQRAMMFTSYYRPVRRSSQGGQATGVFAQGNAVSGEAFFGGMQPPHLNKGPEPIEEPEVSSAEAQASPVPEDSYKEERQTQVHQEEGYQPEGHHRQEGHYPQEEAQYPQEGEQNHHKQGVLPSEQQPEPQPAAAFTTEAAPVDEPVHPSTEAPLNRPKVHQGKKTKKPPVVVVDDDDEEEEDEEDDEELSVPFVPFKGNRRRQNYPNLNNFFPMVFSYPGGSTRAGSSGSPPGSITAIANSYSTGKGGVASSVATAYGGSPNGKKRRTPTSEE, from the exons ATGTCGCAGTGGATCAACTTAGTCCTGCTCGTCGTTGCGACGACGATCGCGGTCACGGAGTCCAGGGCCATTCCAGCGGAGCCCA TTTCAGTGATGCTGGATCCGTACGGCAACCCCATAGTGTTCCTACGGGAGAAGAGGACACCCGTGCAGCCCTATCCCCAAAGAGCCATGATGTTCACCAGCTACTACAGGCCAGTGCGCCGCTCGAGTCAGGGTGGCCAGGCGACTGGTGTATTCGCGCAGGGTAACGCCGTGAGCGGAGAGGCCTTCTTCGGTGGCATGCAGCCGCCACACTTGAACAAGGGCCCGGAACCTATCGAGGAACCGGAAGTCTCGAGCGCGGAGGCCCAGGCATCGCCAGTGCCCGAGGACTCCTACAAGGAGGAAAGACAAACTCAGGTGCACCAGGAGGAGGGTTACCAGCCCGAAGGGCATCACCGTCAGGAGGGTCATTATCCCCAGGAAGAGGCGCAATACCCGCAAGAAGGGGAACAGAACCATCACAAACAGGGCGTTCTACCGTCCGAG CAGCAACCGGAACCCCAGCCAGCTGCCGCGTTCACCACCGAAGCGGCTCCAGTCGACGAACCAGTCCACCCCAGCACAGAAGCTCCCCTGAACCGTCCCAAAGTCCACCAGGGGAAGAAGACCAAGAAACCCCCCGTAGTGGtggtcgacgacgacgacgaggaggaggaagacgaagaggacgacgaggagctCTCCGTCCCCTTCGTTCCGTTCAAGGGTAACCGTCGCCGGCAGAACTACCCGAACCTCAACAATTTCTTCCCGATGGTGTTCAGCTACCCCGGGGGCTCCACACGAGCTGGATCTTCGGGATCCCCTCCTGGATCTATCACCGCGATCGCTAATAGTTACTCCACTGGGAAAGGGGGTGTAGCCAGCTCGGTGGCCACTGCCTACGGGGGATCTCCCAATGG GAAAAAGCGACGCACACCGACGTCCGAAGAGTAG
- the LOC143376162 gene encoding uncharacterized protein LOC143376162 isoform X2: protein MSNKIILVILAAVLATALGFPAVIEQETPLARMVRAASPDPHHHGHGGYGHGGYGHGGYGLGGYGHGGYGGGYPHGGLGGGYSQSSAHAGSISSPFGSASFASAKAGSSGYGR from the exons ATGTCGAACAAGATCATCCTGGTCATCCTGGCTGCGGTTCTGGCCACCGCTCTGGGCTTCCCTGCCGTTATAGAACAAG AAACACCACTGGCGAGGATGGTACGAGCAGCCTCGCCGGATCCACACCACCATGGACACGGTG GATACGGACATGGAGGATACGGACATGGAGGTTACGGACTCGGAGGTTACGGACACGGTGGCTACGGCGGAGGTTACCCCCATGGTGGCCTAGGGGGTGGTTACTCTCAAAGTTCCGCGCACGCTGGTTCCATCAGCTCGCCGTTCGGAAGCGCATCTTTCGCGAGCGCGAAGGCTGG AAGCAGTGGATACGGACGATGA
- the LOC143376276 gene encoding uncharacterized protein LOC143376276 translates to MRVLVFLLLWLLVTVRCRSIVRSDQTEAQTDLDQQRSARVHRVADNGFPGTEDTYARNTVTEESTNHRPSSGIPDLNDLLEREAELFKELKVILKELSREETVALKNVDLAIKGITNTTTPVKSIKSATKNANGSRNLLNSPEQLDIYYPDDRNGVNLSDSRSFTRIEPTNNPELKTMKTIVRYLDNVMLEVQNHILYIRNIFDKLCRKHRSKSLPLSDMDNSEKAASANQPKKVSIL, encoded by the exons ATGAGGGTTCTGGTGTTCCTGCTGCTGTGGCTGTTAGTGACC GTTCGCTGCCGTTCCATCGTTAGATCAGATCAGACAG AGGCCCAAACGGATCTGGACCAACAGCGAAGCGCTCGAGTTCATAGAGTCGCTGACAACGGATTCCCTGGGACCGAGGATACTTACGCGAGGAACACCGTGACCGAGGAATCAACTAATCATAGGCCTTCGTCAGGAATTCCCGATTTGAACGATCTGCTCGAACGCGAG GCGGAATTGTTTAAGGAGTTGAAAGTGATCCTGAAAGAGCTGTCACGGGAAGAAACCGTAGCGCTCAAGAATGTTGACCTCGCGATTAAAGGGATAACGAACACAACCACGCCAGTGAAATCCATTAAATCGGCGACGAAGAACGCTAATGGATCGAGGAATCTTCTTAATTCACCGGAACAGCTGGATATTTATTACCCGGATGATCGGAATGGCGTGAACCTCTCAGACTCTA GATCTTTCACTCGCATCGAACCGACAAACAACCCTGAGTTAAAGACGATGAAGACTATTGTGCGATATCTGGATAACGTGATGCTCGAGGTCCAGAATCACATACTCTACATTCGAAACATCTTCGACAAGCTCTGCAG AAAGCATCGGTCCAAGTCGCTGCCTCTATCAGATATGGATAATTCTGAGAAGGCTGCATCGGCGAATCAACCCAAGAAAGTATCTATTCTATGA
- the LOC143376162 gene encoding uncharacterized protein LOC143376162 isoform X1 produces MSNKIILVILAAVLATALGFPAVIEQETPLARMVRAASPDPHHHGHGGYGGYGHGGYGHGGYGHGGYGHGGYGLGGYGHGGYGGGYPHGGLGGGYSQSSAHAGSISSPFGSASFASAKAGSSGYGR; encoded by the exons ATGTCGAACAAGATCATCCTGGTCATCCTGGCTGCGGTTCTGGCCACCGCTCTGGGCTTCCCTGCCGTTATAGAACAAG AAACACCACTGGCGAGGATGGTACGAGCAGCCTCGCCGGATCCACACCACCATGGACACGGTGGTTACGGTGGCTACGGACATGGAGGATACGGACATGGAGGATACGGACATGGAGGATACGGACATGGAGGTTACGGACTCGGAGGTTACGGACACGGTGGCTACGGCGGAGGTTACCCCCATGGTGGCCTAGGGGGTGGTTACTCTCAAAGTTCCGCGCACGCTGGTTCCATCAGCTCGCCGTTCGGAAGCGCATCTTTCGCGAGCGCGAAGGCTGG AAGCAGTGGATACGGACGATGA
- the LOC143376402 gene encoding calaxin-like, translating into MSDERSLSSSAKPRMEHGNVDGVGVGADGTGAANLRAGATLMKSVSIFLMNGRKASVNSKRLTSGSPKHEPRKRHRRRMLDSGNVRNSVHIVKLIESLKKKTRFSWLELDNLCKLYKRLTNSGQQQVGQSFVIGRRQQSNPAIEGIDRSIFRDLLHNRFKVITEDALVERIFCCWDRENEGILRLEPWVMGLDLYLRGSLRERIEFCFKVYDLNNDGFITKDEIFALFKNCLMKQPGEEDPDEAVRDLSELALKKLDVDRDGKISFQDYKLAVLEEPLLLEAFGQCLATEDNCSSILAALQ; encoded by the exons ATGTCCGACGAGCGCAGCCTCTCGTCGAGCGCGAAACCTCGAATGGAGCACGGGAACGTCgacggcgtcggcgtcggcgcCGATGGAACAGGCGCCGCGAACCTTCGGGCCGGCGCCACCCTCATGAAAAGCGTCTCAATCTTCCTGATGAACGGCCGCAAAGCCTCCGTCAACTCCAAGAGGCTGACTTCCGGCAGCCCGAAGCACGAGCCGCGGAAAAGGCACCGCAGAAGAATGCTGGATTCAGGAAACGTCCGGAATTCCGTGCACATAGTCAAGCTTATCGAGTCGCTGAAGAAGAAAACCAGATTCTCATG GTTGGAGTTGGATAATCTGTGCAAGCTGTACAAGAGGCTAACCAATTCGGGCCAGCAACAAGTAGGGCAATCGTTCGTTATCGGTAGGAGGCAGCAATCCAATCCGGCTATAGAG GGCATCGATAGAAGCATTTTTCGAGATCTGCTGCACAACAGGTTCAAAGTGATCACGGAGGACGCGTTGGTGGAGCGAATATTTTGCTGCTGGGATAGGGAGAACGAAGGAATCCTCAGGCTGGAACCGTGGGTCATGGGATTGGACCTGTATCTCCGCGGTAGCCTGCGGGAGAGAATCGaattttgcttcaaagtgtacGACTTGAACAACGACGGTTTCATTACGAAGGACGAGATATTTGCATTGTTCAA AAATTGCTTGATGAAACAACCTGGGGAAGAGGACCCCGACGAAGCTGTCAGAGATCTATCAGAATTGGCGCTGAAGAAGCTTGACGTGGATCGAGACGGGAAGATTTCCTTCCAGGATTACAAACTGGCTGTCCTGGAGGAGCCTCTGCTTCTGGAAGCTTTTGGGCAATGCTTGGCTACGGAGGATAACTGTTCTTCCATTCTAGCTGCGTTACAATAA